The following coding sequences are from one Culicoidibacter larvae window:
- a CDS encoding class D sortase: protein MLRKITTVLAVILLLVGAWLVGTNVYEMVTQAMQSNAFKDQAAEVLDTKISRDEFHPEEGQIIGLLKIPELGLETAIVEGVRVEDLKGGAGHMMETGYPGDSRQIFLAGHRNTDFGVLKDIRKGMEIIVEMPYGTYKYYASKDYDDTDPDQVIPQTKTEVVNTSAHLDRDELVLMTCFPFTFGAATDYRFLVYAYPAE from the coding sequence GTGTTAAGAAAAATTACTACCGTTTTGGCGGTTATCTTGCTACTGGTCGGGGCATGGCTTGTGGGGACGAATGTATATGAAATGGTAACTCAGGCGATGCAGTCAAATGCGTTTAAGGATCAGGCAGCAGAAGTATTAGATACAAAAATTTCACGTGATGAGTTTCATCCGGAAGAAGGACAAATTATCGGGCTATTGAAGATTCCTGAACTGGGCTTGGAAACAGCAATTGTTGAAGGGGTTCGGGTTGAGGATTTAAAAGGTGGCGCAGGCCACATGATGGAAACCGGATATCCGGGCGACAGCCGTCAGATATTTTTAGCCGGTCACCGGAATACGGATTTCGGCGTGTTGAAAGATATTAGAAAAGGTATGGAGATTATTGTTGAAATGCCTTATGGAACATATAAATATTACGCGAGCAAGGATTACGATGATACCGATCCAGATCAAGTCATTCCGCAAACGAAAACTGAAGTTGTTAATACTTCAGCTCACTTGGACCGTGACGAATTGGTGTTGATGACCTGTTTCCCATTTACCTTTGGGGCAGCAACCGACTACCGATTCCTGGTGTATGCATATCCTGCTGAATAG
- the xerC gene encoding tyrosine recombinase XerC, whose product MSINDAIALYLNYLRHQRRYSEHTLTSYQHDLQDLAAFLHALDKDEIAAITIIDVRSYMAELFERGLSKKSSARYLSAIKSWMNYLVKQEYLADNPAATISTPKAEHHLPKVVFFEEIERFIAAVSENEPLALRNRAIYELLYGSGLRVSELVNLAIEDLQFDEGLVFVREGKGDKDRSVPFGSYAQKAVQEYLELGRPLLKRNGVENYNMLLLNKNGGALSTRGVQYMLKRVAAKAGLSSELSPHMLRHSFATHLLTEGADLRSVQELLGHEELASTQIYTHLSNEQLKQTYLRAHPRAKKEIVIKPMTKK is encoded by the coding sequence ATGAGCATTAATGATGCAATTGCCTTATATTTGAATTATTTGCGGCATCAGCGGCGATATTCTGAGCATACGTTAACGAGCTATCAACATGATCTGCAGGATTTAGCTGCGTTTTTGCATGCGCTTGATAAGGATGAAATTGCTGCGATTACGATTATTGATGTGCGGAGTTATATGGCTGAGTTATTTGAGCGAGGTTTGAGCAAGAAGTCGAGCGCCAGATACTTGTCAGCAATTAAGAGTTGGATGAACTATTTGGTGAAGCAGGAGTATTTGGCAGATAATCCGGCAGCGACCATTAGTACGCCGAAAGCTGAGCATCATTTACCTAAGGTTGTCTTTTTTGAGGAAATTGAGCGGTTCATTGCCGCAGTGAGCGAAAACGAACCGCTGGCATTGCGTAACCGTGCTATTTACGAATTATTGTATGGCAGCGGCTTGCGGGTCAGCGAACTGGTTAACCTTGCTATCGAAGATTTGCAGTTTGATGAGGGCTTGGTATTTGTGCGCGAAGGGAAAGGCGACAAGGATCGCAGTGTGCCTTTTGGCAGTTATGCCCAAAAGGCGGTTCAAGAGTATTTGGAACTGGGACGACCTTTGCTGAAACGAAACGGTGTTGAGAATTATAATATGTTGCTGTTGAATAAGAATGGTGGTGCCTTGTCAACCCGTGGTGTGCAGTATATGCTAAAACGGGTAGCGGCGAAAGCCGGGCTTTCAAGCGAGCTGTCGCCGCATATGCTGCGACATAGTTTTGCCACGCATTTGCTGACTGAGGGTGCTGATTTGCGCTCAGTGCAGGAATTGCTTGGCCATGAGGAACTAGCCAGCACTCAGATTTATACGCATCTTAGTAATGAGCAGCTCAAGCAAACTTACTTGCGCGCACATCCACGTGCGAAGAAGGAGATTGTTATTAAGCCGATGACTAAAAAATAG